TTACTTTGATTAATTAAAAATTGATATATTAGTATCTCTCAGAGAGAACGTATATCCCTAAGTATTTAAAGAGGGTTTATGATTACTTGATGACATACTTCTTGCCACCGCAAACATAGACACCTGGAGCGAGGATGTACTCAGCATCTGCCATGCTGCCTACCTCAGCTACCTTCTGACCATTGATAGAATAAATCTTCAACTTAGCAGGAGCCTTCTTGCTACCTACCTGGTTGATGCCTGTTGAGATAGACTCGTTGGTCTTACCGTCACGATTATAAACTGCACCGTTTACGAAATCGAAATTACCTGTCTGGTTTTCAGCATTACCATTGTTATTGAAGATGATTTTGGTAGGAGTACTTGTCAAATCGCCATCATACTTCCACATCCAAACATCAAGACCATTCTTCTTCTCACCAGTCTTGGTACATGCTACACCTGGCCAGTTACCACCAGTAAAGTTGTCTGTATCATTCCAAGCCCATACGTGGATGTCATTCCAGTTAGCAGGAGCGAGGAAGTAAGCATAGATACCTGTTGGAGTAGGAATAACGATCTCTTTCGTCTTGTTGAAGGTAGCAGAACCTGTCTTGGTTTCGTTATCTGCATTGGTTGCGCTCCAAGTTACAGTCTGGCTCTCGCCTTCCATCATGTCAGCACCGAGAGTGAAGGTAGCAGCCTTACCAGGGGTAAGAGCCACCTGCTCGCCATCACCAATCTTATACCAACCGCTCTTGGCATTGTTGCTCAATGTGGCAGTTACGGAGATAGTCTTCTGGAAGTCACCACCATTAGGACTCAAAGTAACCTTGGCTGCTGTGTTGACAGGAGCATCGAGCGTCTTGACACTTGAACCACCGTCATACTCCAAGTAGATATCGCCTGTGATACCAGTGATGTCACTTGACTGCTTGTCATTACCATTATTCAGAATCACATTGAAGCTCTCTACTCCATCAAAAGTCTTGTACCAGTAGTTGACACCACCAATCTCTTCAGGACCATCCATGGTCTTACCGTGCCATGCACCTGTCAACTCCTTGGCTGGAGTACCAGGAACCCAAGCATAGATAGTTGGAGACTTGTCTGCCTTTACATATACGGTGATAGCTGCGTTAGGATCTACCTTGGTATAAGTAACCTTACCAGTCTTCTCGCCTTCAGAGCTTGTAGCGCTCCAAGTCACAGTCTTGGTGTCCTTGAAGTTCATGCCTTCGCCGATAGTGAAGGTAGCAGCCTTACCAGGAGTCAAATCTACCTTGTCCTGACCCTCTATCTGGTACCAACCAGACAAGGCATCTTCAGAGAGTTTTGCGGTAACAGTTATCGTATTGGTACGGAAAGTACCACCAGCTGGAGAAAGAGAAACGCTTACTGGCTGAAGAGGAGCCTCGTCAACCCAAGTTGTACCAGCCTCTTCATTACCATCATATTTTTGACCGCCCAGAGACTTGGCTGTTGTATCGTAGATGAAAGCACCATCATCAATGAGCTTGCCACCCTTCCAGTCTTTCACGAGTACGCGAACCTGACCCTGATTATTAGGAGCATCAACGGTGATAGTAGGACCTGTGTAAGTCTTGCCTGTTACCAAGTCTGTATAAGTACCATCTGGGCAATCTGTGAAAGTAGCACCACCATTGAGGGCTACGAGTGCATAGTTGTCCTTATAAGCACGCTTGAAAGCGATACCACCATTGGCCTTACAACCATCTGTAGTCCACTGACCCTTACGGAGAGCAGGAACAGCCTGACGAATCTTGTTCAAACGGATGAGGTGCTGAGCCAAATCATGATTCAAAGTAGCAGCCACATTACCAGAAGCCTTGTATTCACCGAAGTCTGATGCTTCTACATCACCTGTGATATAACCACCGAAGTAAGCACGACCGGTGTTAGAAAGAGGACCATTAGGACCTTTATCAATTACTTTACCACGACGGAAACCAACCTCAGAACCATAATAGAGACATGGGATTCCACGGAAGGTAAACAAGAGAGAGAGGTTCTCAGCCCACTGAGCATCTGTACCACCGAAACGGTTGGTATCGCTAGGACCTGGACTATAGTCATGGCTATCTACATATACCACATTGAAAGTAGCGTCATTATAGCACTCATCGCCGCTTGCCATGCCGAAAGCCTGTTGGGCAGTGTTGTAGCTGTAGTGCATAGGGAAGTCAATGACGTTGAATCCGCTTGCCTGAGAATAGTCTGGCTCGTGCCATGCGCCATTGATCATCTTGGCATTGTTGCTCTGTGGAGAAGTTGTCTCCTTCAAGCAAAGCTGTTGTGGACCCACAGGCTCAGAACCCTCAGGAATCACCTGATTATCCCAGTAGCTTTGGCTTCCATCCCAAGCATCAAGCAAGGACTGATCCGACTTCCAGGTATAGAAGTAGCAAGAAAGATTGGCCTGACCTCTGTAGGTTACATCGTTCATACGTGTACAAACCTCACCATACATAAAGAAAGGTGCCTTGTTCAAGCGCTTGTCCTCGTACTTCTTACCGAGAGCTACAAATTTAGGGATGAACTCCTTGTTGAATGTCAAGCGGGAGATGTGGCCGGATGTATCAATACGGAAACCATCGACACCCATCTTGATAAACTGTCCATAGCAATCTACGAGATACTTAGCCACGTAGTCGTTCTCTGTGTTGAGATCCACACAGTCACCAGCAATCTGACCCATCCAACGGCTTGGGAAGTCCCAGTTCCAGTTGTTGGCTGTATGATGCCAATAGTTGTGTATATCGTGGTTATTGCCATCTGTATTCTTCATCAGGGCAAGACGACGCTGATACTGTGCCGTAGGCAAAAGACTTGGATAGTCACTACCTAATGTTTCGGGATTAGGAATCATACAAGCATTGATGTCTGCCTGATTACGAAGACGTGTATCGCGGTCGAACTCCTTGCAGAGCTTCTCCTCACCGAAGTTACCGGAGTGGTTGAGCACGATATCGAGGATAATCTTGATACCCTTTTTGTGAGCCTTGTCAATGAGTTCCTGGAACATCACGTCACCGCTCTTTTTGCCGTCACCGCTCTGATAACGGCAATCTACCTTGGAGAAATCCGAAGCATGATAGCCGTGGTAGTCATAACCGGACGCATTCTGTACGACAGGAGTAATCCAGATGGCAGTGAAACCTAACGCCTTGATGTAGTCAAGCTTGTCGATCACACCCTGGAAGTCACCTCGCCAACAAGGGTCCTTGGTACTCTTCTGTGCTTCCTGGTTATCCCAGCAGAGCACATTGTTAGCAGGATCACCATCGTAGAAACGTGTGGTAATCATGAAATAGATACTTTCGTCTCGGAAGTCTGTACGATTAGATGTGAAGACATCCGTCGCCATCGACTGCATTGAGACCAGAAGGAGCAGCAATGCCGTCCAAAGCTTCTTAGTAAACCTTCTCATAAATTGTGTTGTTAAGTTAAGATATTTAGTTATTTATCATTTGTTTGCAAATATAATAACAAAAGGTGTAAACAGCAAATAAACAAGCGCTTAACCCACACTTTTTATATGCAATCGATTGCACTAGAACGTAAAATATTATTATGCAATCGATTGCATAGAATCTTTCAAAGATTTCCGCCCAAAAGTTTGCATAATTAAAAACCTCTCTTAGACCATAAAGTAATGGTTTAAGAGAGGTGTAGTATTTAAACCTAAAAAATGCTTAAAGTAATTCTTTAAGTGCTTTCCTTACTTCAAAGTTAGGAATACCTAAAGTATAAACACCCTCGTCATAATCCTTGATGGTCAGATAACCGGATCTATAGAGTTCTTGACATCACGATAAGCCTTCAAACTATCCTCATATTCTTTCCTCATTTTTATATGATTTTCTGAAAGTTCAGCCAGTTCAGGCTTGTTCACTCAATTTCCGGATTACCTCCAGTGGAAGCTCGGTGGCCGTTGATACTTGCTCTTCAGAAAGACCCATTGAAAGAAGGCGGCGAGCTGTGGATTGCTTTTCTTTTTCCATTCCTTTAGCCATTCCTTTTTCCATTCCTTTAGCCATTCCTTTTTCCATTCCTTTAGCCATTCCTTCCGCCATACCTTCTTCACGACCCTTTTCCAAAGCCGTATCTATAGAGTTTTTGACATCACGGTAAGCCTTCAAACTATCCTCATATTCTTTCAGCTCTGTTGGGGTGAACTTCGCAATCTCGGCCTCCTCAAAGAGTTTAGTAAACACTTTCTCTTTCAAGGCAGCAGGACGCTTATCCAATCGGGAAAGGTTTTTCAATACATACAACCACTTATCATAAAGCGTGTCAAGCTCCTCCTCTGTCTTGTTGAACTTCGCTATCTCAACATACTTGAAAGAAAGTTTGTCATTAAAAACCTTAAAAGTCTTCTTATCAAGCAAGCCTACATCATGGTTGATATCATTCTTGTCAAATGCCTCTTCTTCCAAGTCGAAGTTCAGCAGAGCAACTGTATATACATGTTCAAGTTTGAAGTTCCATTCTGCCCCTTTTGGAGCCTGCTCACGGATAGGAAAAGTAGAATAGAACAAAGAACGATCCTTGAAGTACTTCTGATAAGCATTCTGCATTTCAACGATGAACTTTTCACCATGCTCATTTTCGCAATAAACATCAAAGATGGCCTTGCGCTCGGCAAAGACATCACCAACGTGCTCACTATTCAAGTACTTCACATCCTTAATGACCTGAAAACCATCAAACAGTGAATTCAAGAAATTGATGAGCAAATCCTTGTTAGGCTTTGTTCCAAAGATACGCTTAAAACCGAAATCGGTAAGCAAGCTAATATATCGTTCTTCTATCCGTTTCATATTCATCTCCTTTTAAAACGTTTAACTGAAATGTGATGCAAAAATAAGCTATTTTATCGAAAATACCAAAAAAAACAGCAAGAATCCTTCAAGTTATCAGCAAATTACTCAGAAAAAAGATTCTCCCATATTCAATGAGTTATGACGTTTATGAATTATAGAAATCTGCCCCATCCCCCTCACTAACAACCTGCTAAACGAAAAACGAGGATTGCATCCCTGCAACCCTCGTCTAACTTTAGTAAAAGATGATTAATAAAAGTTTGTTATATAAACTCTGTATATTTTTGTTTCAAACTCATTTCATCTGAATTTTCATTTAATCCCAGAGCGACTTGCTCTTGAAATTAGATTCAGTATCTTCCTCCTCATCGAAATCGTAATCCCAAGAAGAGAAGTCGTTTTCCTTGGCACCAGTTCCACCGTAATGGCTTTGATCTGAGTTGTTAAGTCCAGATGCCCCATTGAATCCTTCACAGAAAGTTTCTCCCGCAAAAGTAACCATAGTCATCTGTGGAATTATATACTTCTTTTTCATATCTTCAGTTTTTACTTATCCAATATTATTTAATTACGTATTTCTTACCATTGTGGATGTAAATGCCACCTACCGTAGGGTGTTCCACTTGCTGTC
This is a stretch of genomic DNA from Segatella hominis. It encodes these proteins:
- a CDS encoding alpha-amylase family glycosyl hydrolase is translated as MRRFTKKLWTALLLLLVSMQSMATDVFTSNRTDFRDESIYFMITTRFYDGDPANNVLCWDNQEAQKSTKDPCWRGDFQGVIDKLDYIKALGFTAIWITPVVQNASGYDYHGYHASDFSKVDCRYQSGDGKKSGDVMFQELIDKAHKKGIKIILDIVLNHSGNFGEEKLCKEFDRDTRLRNQADINACMIPNPETLGSDYPSLLPTAQYQRRLALMKNTDGNNHDIHNYWHHTANNWNWDFPSRWMGQIAGDCVDLNTENDYVAKYLVDCYGQFIKMGVDGFRIDTSGHISRLTFNKEFIPKFVALGKKYEDKRLNKAPFFMYGEVCTRMNDVTYRGQANLSCYFYTWKSDQSLLDAWDGSQSYWDNQVIPEGSEPVGPQQLCLKETTSPQSNNAKMINGAWHEPDYSQASGFNVIDFPMHYSYNTAQQAFGMASGDECYNDATFNVVYVDSHDYSPGPSDTNRFGGTDAQWAENLSLLFTFRGIPCLYYGSEVGFRRGKVIDKGPNGPLSNTGRAYFGGYITGDVEASDFGEYKASGNVAATLNHDLAQHLIRLNKIRQAVPALRKGQWTTDGCKANGGIAFKRAYKDNYALVALNGGATFTDCPDGTYTDLVTGKTYTGPTITVDAPNNQGQVRVLVKDWKGGKLIDDGAFIYDTTAKSLGGQKYDGNEEAGTTWVDEAPLQPVSVSLSPAGGTFRTNTITVTAKLSEDALSGWYQIEGQDKVDLTPGKAATFTIGEGMNFKDTKTVTWSATSSEGEKTGKVTYTKVDPNAAITVYVKADKSPTIYAWVPGTPAKELTGAWHGKTMDGPEEIGGVNYWYKTFDGVESFNVILNNGNDKQSSDITGITGDIYLEYDGGSSVKTLDAPVNTAAKVTLSPNGGDFQKTISVTATLSNNAKSGWYKIGDGEQVALTPGKAATFTLGADMMEGESQTVTWSATNADNETKTGSATFNKTKEIVIPTPTGIYAYFLAPANWNDIHVWAWNDTDNFTGGNWPGVACTKTGEKKNGLDVWMWKYDGDLTSTPTKIIFNNNGNAENQTGNFDFVNGAVYNRDGKTNESISTGINQVGSKKAPAKLKIYSINGQKVAEVGSMADAEYILAPGVYVCGGKKYVIK
- a CDS encoding Rpn family recombination-promoting nuclease/putative transposase, with amino-acid sequence MNMKRIEERYISLLTDFGFKRIFGTKPNKDLLINFLNSLFDGFQVIKDVKYLNSEHVGDVFAERKAIFDVYCENEHGEKFIVEMQNAYQKYFKDRSLFYSTFPIREQAPKGAEWNFKLEHVYTVALLNFDLEEEAFDKNDINHDVGLLDKKTFKVFNDKLSFKYVEIAKFNKTEEELDTLYDKWLYVLKNLSRLDKRPAALKEKVFTKLFEEAEIAKFTPTELKEYEDSLKAYRDVKNSIDTALEKGREEGMAEGMAKGMEKGMAKGMEKGMAKGMEKEKQSTARRLLSMGLSEEQVSTATELPLEVIRKLSEQA